The following coding sequences are from one uncultured Bacteroides sp. window:
- a CDS encoding glycoside hydrolase family 43 protein: MKKIAFLTILLSAIMMSCAQKSKLPTFKNTGNPLVKNKFTADPAPLVYDGTLYLYVGHDEYYAGQDTAKGGKEFNITEWLCYSTKDMQTWTDHGAVLKPTDFKWGVGEAWAAQVVERNGKFYYYVTALAGEPYNSRVVGVAVSDSPTGPFVDPLGKPLVSDDMTDNGARGWWNDIDPTALIDDNGQAWLCWGNGTCFLAKLKPNMIELDGDIQVIKLPRYVEGPWLSKRNGTYYLTYASFGKGKENIAYATAPSVEGPWTPQGELTGTAENSFTIHPGIIDFKGKSYLFYHNATLTIDGHKGAIGRRSVCVDELHYNPDGTMQHVEQTKQGVSTSK, translated from the coding sequence ATGAAAAAGATTGCATTTCTCACGATACTGTTGAGCGCAATAATGATGAGTTGCGCTCAGAAATCGAAACTTCCGACGTTCAAGAACACCGGCAACCCACTCGTTAAAAACAAATTCACTGCTGACCCTGCCCCTTTGGTATATGACGGTACACTCTATCTCTACGTAGGGCATGACGAATACTATGCAGGGCAAGACACCGCCAAAGGAGGAAAAGAGTTCAACATCACAGAATGGCTCTGCTATTCCACCAAAGATATGCAGACATGGACAGATCACGGTGCTGTACTGAAACCGACAGACTTCAAATGGGGCGTTGGTGAAGCATGGGCAGCCCAAGTAGTAGAAAGAAATGGCAAATTTTACTACTATGTCACAGCCTTGGCAGGCGAACCTTACAACAGTCGCGTAGTAGGCGTAGCAGTAAGCGACAGTCCTACCGGCCCATTTGTCGATCCACTTGGTAAACCTCTGGTATCAGACGACATGACCGATAACGGTGCACGCGGATGGTGGAATGATATCGACCCCACTGCCTTAATAGACGATAACGGTCAGGCATGGTTATGCTGGGGAAACGGTACCTGTTTCCTTGCCAAGTTGAAACCCAACATGATAGAGCTAGATGGCGATATACAGGTGATCAAATTGCCTCGCTACGTAGAAGGTCCATGGCTATCTAAACGCAACGGCACTTATTATCTTACCTATGCTTCATTCGGAAAAGGCAAAGAGAACATCGCTTACGCCACAGCTCCTTCCGTAGAAGGTCCTTGGACCCCACAAGGTGAACTCACAGGCACAGCCGAGAACAGTTTCACTATTCATCCGGGAATCATCGACTTCAAGGGGAAATCATATTTGTTCTATCACAACGCCACGCTAACTATTGATGGTCACAAAGGAGCCATCGGTCGCCGCAGTGTCTGCGTGGATGAACTTCATTACAATCCTGACGGGACTATGCAACATGTGGAACAGACGAAACAAGGGGTATCGACATCCAAATAG
- a CDS encoding type II toxin-antitoxin system HicB family antitoxin → MRTVKVVIEKADQNYSAYLDGIDGIIATGQTVDEIKNNMYEAINVLVEECAELGCDVPEELQGDFELVFQMDVKSLLDFYTGIFSKAGLERITGINQKQLWHYSSGKRKPRPEQALKLEAALHKLGKELLSINL, encoded by the coding sequence ATGAGAACAGTTAAAGTAGTTATCGAAAAAGCAGATCAAAATTATTCTGCTTACTTAGATGGTATTGATGGTATTATAGCGACTGGTCAAACTGTAGATGAAATTAAAAACAACATGTACGAAGCCATCAATGTGTTGGTAGAAGAATGCGCTGAATTAGGATGCGATGTGCCCGAAGAATTACAAGGAGATTTTGAACTTGTATTTCAAATGGATGTAAAATCATTATTAGATTTTTATACGGGTATATTTTCTAAGGCAGGTTTAGAACGCATTACAGGTATTAATCAAAAACAGTTATGGCATTATTCATCTGGAAAAAGAAAACCTCGTCCGGAACAAGCTCTTAAGCTCGAAGCAGCCCTCCATAAATTAGGGAAAGAGCTTTTGTCTATTAATCTATAA
- a CDS encoding type II toxin-antitoxin system HicA family toxin: MKVKEVIALLEGDGWEYKRTRGDHRIYYKPGARRPIPIPGKLNDDLKDGTLGSILREAGLKK, from the coding sequence ATGAAAGTTAAAGAGGTGATTGCTTTATTAGAAGGAGATGGATGGGAATATAAGAGGACAAGAGGTGATCATCGAATTTATTATAAACCTGGTGCAAGAAGACCAATTCCAATACCAGGGAAATTAAATGATGACTTAAAAGATGGGACGTTGGGTTCCATTTTGAGAGAAGCAGGTCTAAAGAAATAG
- a CDS encoding ATP-binding cassette domain-containing protein has protein sequence MIKIEKLSKSFGAKQVLFDINLNIEKGKVYGFVGDNGAGKSTLFKCITGLEKYKGRILSDYSLLKNHIGYLPTQPYFFTRITGKEYLRLFCNARKINQINVDAYNIFNLPLQEYAMSYSIGMQKKLALTAVLLQKNDIYILDEPFNGIDFEGSFIILKIINKLRERDKTVFISSHIFSTLNDTCDEIFIMNRGVITEKIFKENFTAFESKIKNRVYSNEHKIDNIDF, from the coding sequence ATGATAAAAATAGAAAAACTTTCGAAATCATTTGGAGCAAAACAAGTCCTATTTGATATAAATTTAAATATTGAGAAAGGTAAAGTTTATGGTTTTGTTGGAGATAATGGAGCAGGTAAAAGTACTTTATTTAAATGTATAACTGGTTTAGAAAAATACAAGGGCAGAATTTTATCCGACTACAGTTTATTGAAAAACCATATTGGTTATTTACCTACTCAACCTTACTTTTTCACAAGAATTACAGGGAAAGAATACTTGCGGCTCTTCTGTAATGCCCGCAAAATTAATCAAATAAATGTAGATGCATACAATATATTTAATTTGCCTTTACAGGAGTACGCTATGTCATATTCAATTGGTATGCAGAAAAAACTAGCTCTTACTGCTGTTTTATTACAAAAAAATGACATATACATACTCGATGAACCTTTCAATGGAATTGATTTCGAGGGAAGTTTTATAATATTGAAGATTATTAATAAATTAAGAGAAAGAGACAAAACTGTATTTATATCATCTCATATTTTTTCTACTTTAAATGATACTTGTGATGAGATATTTATAATGAATCGTGGTGTTATTACTGAAAAGATATTTAAGGAAAACTTTACTGCTTTTGAAAGTAAAATAAAAAATAGGGTGTATAGCAATGAACATAAAATAGATAATATTGATTTCTAA
- a CDS encoding helix-turn-helix transcriptional regulator: MRKLDENKLAKLHTAGELLNDKYGEAGTDSRTAFHERSIAWYYGEILRDRRKQLKITQQELAEKVGTARSYIARVEKGETDIQISSFFRIARALGIEFTPTFL; encoded by the coding sequence ATGAGAAAGTTAGATGAAAATAAGCTAGCCAAGTTGCATACAGCGGGCGAGCTACTGAATGATAAATATGGAGAGGCTGGTACTGACTCCCGTACTGCTTTTCATGAAAGGTCAATAGCGTGGTATTATGGTGAGATTTTGCGTGATCGTCGGAAGCAACTTAAGATAACTCAGCAAGAGTTAGCAGAAAAGGTTGGCACGGCAAGGAGTTATATTGCCCGTGTGGAAAAAGGAGAGACAGATATACAGATTTCGAGCTTCTTTCGTATTGCTCGTGCTTTGGGTATTGAGTTTACTCCCACATTTTTATAA
- the tilS gene encoding tRNA lysidine(34) synthetase TilS, producing MTQEQVAHYIEQEKLFSVNEKILVALSGGADSVALLRILLSEGYHCEAAHCNFSLRNEESDGDETFVRQLCQSLKIKLHTIRFDTQKYAAEKHLSIEMAARELRYEWFAKIKEENHCSVIAVAHHQDDSVETMLLNLIRGTGINGLLGIRPKNGDIVRPLLCVGRNEVIAYLKEIGQSYVTDSTNLQDEYKRNKIRLNVLPLLQEINPSVKESMILTGNHLNEAAKVYAHGIEEGKRRVLSNEGIHIEDLLKEPSPQSLLHEILSPMGFNSAQVEDVLHSLNGQAGKEFTSKEWRIIKDRELLLIQPLNEKQEDTPPTLTMEERAYTPDFIIPREKEWACFDADKLQQPLSIRKWKTGDVFVPFGMKGKKLVSDYLTDRKFSRLKKEQQWILCSGKEIAWLIGERTDNRFRVEKNTQHIILINSKE from the coding sequence ATGACACAGGAGCAAGTAGCACATTATATTGAACAAGAAAAGCTTTTTTCAGTAAACGAAAAGATACTAGTCGCACTAAGTGGCGGTGCTGATTCTGTGGCGTTACTACGCATCTTGTTGTCTGAAGGATACCATTGTGAAGCGGCTCATTGTAATTTCAGTTTGCGCAATGAAGAGTCCGACGGCGACGAAACTTTTGTTCGCCAACTTTGTCAATCGCTAAAGATAAAACTTCATACAATTCGTTTTGACACTCAGAAATATGCCGCTGAAAAACATTTATCTATAGAGATGGCTGCACGCGAACTTCGTTATGAGTGGTTTGCGAAAATTAAAGAGGAGAATCATTGCTCTGTCATTGCTGTGGCTCATCATCAGGACGATAGTGTAGAAACAATGCTCCTTAATCTTATCAGAGGGACAGGCATCAACGGGTTATTGGGAATCCGCCCTAAGAATGGCGACATCGTACGTCCACTGTTATGCGTGGGGCGCAACGAGGTGATTGCTTACCTTAAAGAAATAGGGCAAAGTTACGTAACAGACAGTACCAATCTGCAAGACGAATACAAACGTAACAAGATACGACTCAATGTTCTGCCTTTGCTGCAAGAGATAAACCCTTCGGTTAAAGAGTCTATGATCCTGACCGGTAATCACCTGAACGAAGCTGCCAAAGTATATGCTCACGGCATTGAAGAGGGAAAGAGGCGCGTGTTGTCTAATGAAGGTATTCATATAGAAGATTTACTGAAAGAGCCTTCACCTCAATCTTTGTTACACGAAATTTTATCTCCAATGGGCTTTAACTCCGCACAGGTTGAAGACGTGCTTCATTCGCTCAACGGACAGGCGGGAAAGGAATTCACAAGTAAAGAGTGGCGAATCATAAAAGATAGAGAGCTGTTGCTGATACAGCCACTCAACGAAAAGCAAGAAGACACACCGCCTACTCTGACAATGGAAGAAAGAGCTTATACCCCCGACTTTATCATACCTCGTGAGAAAGAATGGGCCTGTTTTGATGCAGATAAACTGCAACAACCGCTAAGCATCAGAAAATGGAAAACAGGAGATGTTTTTGTTCCTTTCGGGATGAAAGGTAAAAAGCTTGTCAGTGATTATCTGACGGACAGGAAATTTTCACGTCTTAAAAAAGAGCAACAATGGATACTTTGCAGCGGCAAAGAAATAGCATGGCTCATTGGCGAAAGAACAGACAATCGCTTTAGGGTTGAAAAGAATACTCAGCATATAATACTTATCAATAGTAAAGAATAA
- the rho gene encoding transcription termination factor Rho — MYNIIQLNDKNLSDLQTIAQELGIKKAESLKKEELVYKILDEQAIMGATKKVAADKIKEERKDDKKKRSRVNVKKEGADKVFSASKNGEIVRPEAKTTAKAQPNTTKTAPAAPKSEKAETTKKTVAKKETTATPKDKAETTGTEEKKQRKTTRAKKVKTEKKEDTDAVAAVAKETAPVKADTPQASPAIKKEAAPASSAAVAAKVAEPEKVSEPVAPQAAKEKEAPVKQPVKPTNVAAKPSKEVAKEEKPVLSNAENDFIPIEELPSEKIELPTELLGKFEATKAEQPAPIHEQQKPRRIIRPRENNNNQNGPQRPIPQKDGSQERPERKIIEREKTYEFEDILTGTGVLDTMQDGYGFLRSSDYNYLSSPDDIYVSQSQIKLFGLKTGDVVEGVIRPPKEGEKYFPLVKVSKINGRDANFVRDRVPFEHLTPLFPDEKFKLCRGGYSDSMSARVVDLFAPIGKGQRGLIVAQPKTGKTILMKDIANAIAANHPEVYMIMLLIDERPEEVTDMARSVNAEVIASTFDEPAERHVKIAGIVLEKAKRMVECGHDVVIFLDSITRLARAYNTVSPASGKVLSGGVDANALHKPKRFFGAARNIENGGSLTILATALIDTGSKMDEVIFEEFKGTGNMELQLDRNLSNKRIFPAVNIVASSTRRDDLLLDKQTLDRMWILRKYLSDMNPIEAMNFVKDRLEKTKDNDEFLMSMNS; from the coding sequence ATGTATAATATCATCCAATTAAACGACAAAAACTTGTCGGATTTACAAACTATTGCCCAAGAACTGGGTATAAAAAAAGCAGAATCTTTAAAGAAAGAAGAACTTGTATATAAGATTCTGGATGAACAAGCTATCATGGGAGCAACTAAGAAAGTGGCCGCTGATAAGATTAAAGAAGAACGCAAAGACGACAAGAAAAAACGCTCACGGGTTAACGTCAAAAAAGAAGGCGCTGACAAAGTTTTCTCTGCCTCTAAGAATGGTGAAATAGTCCGCCCGGAAGCAAAGACGACTGCTAAAGCACAGCCTAACACAACTAAAACTGCTCCGGCAGCTCCTAAAAGTGAAAAGGCCGAAACAACTAAAAAAACTGTAGCTAAAAAAGAAACAACAGCAACCCCAAAGGATAAAGCTGAAACAACAGGTACAGAAGAAAAGAAACAGCGTAAAACTACTCGCGCAAAAAAAGTAAAAACAGAAAAGAAAGAAGATACTGATGCTGTAGCAGCTGTTGCAAAAGAGACTGCTCCGGTTAAAGCGGATACTCCACAAGCATCTCCTGCAATAAAGAAAGAAGCTGCTCCTGCGAGTAGTGCTGCAGTTGCCGCAAAAGTGGCAGAGCCTGAAAAAGTTTCAGAGCCCGTTGCTCCTCAAGCAGCAAAAGAAAAAGAGGCTCCTGTTAAGCAGCCGGTTAAACCGACCAATGTAGCAGCGAAACCTTCCAAAGAAGTAGCAAAAGAAGAAAAGCCTGTATTATCAAATGCAGAAAATGATTTTATTCCTATCGAAGAGTTGCCTTCTGAAAAGATAGAGCTACCTACAGAATTGCTAGGTAAGTTTGAAGCTACTAAAGCTGAACAGCCCGCTCCTATTCATGAGCAACAAAAACCACGTCGCATCATTCGCCCTCGCGAAAACAATAATAATCAAAACGGCCCTCAACGTCCTATTCCACAAAAAGACGGATCACAGGAACGCCCGGAAAGAAAAATCATCGAACGTGAAAAAACGTATGAGTTCGAAGATATCCTAACAGGTACCGGTGTACTTGACACCATGCAAGATGGATATGGTTTCTTACGTTCATCTGATTATAACTACTTATCTTCTCCTGATGATATTTATGTTTCTCAATCTCAAATTAAACTTTTCGGACTAAAAACCGGAGACGTGGTCGAAGGAGTTATCCGTCCGCCTAAAGAAGGTGAGAAATACTTCCCATTGGTGAAGGTTTCAAAGATCAACGGACGTGATGCTAATTTCGTACGTGATCGTGTTCCTTTTGAACACCTTACTCCTCTTTTCCCTGATGAAAAGTTCAAGCTTTGCAGAGGCGGATATTCTGATTCCATGTCTGCACGTGTAGTAGACTTGTTTGCTCCTATCGGAAAAGGACAACGTGGACTGATTGTAGCTCAGCCTAAAACAGGTAAAACGATCTTGATGAAAGATATTGCCAACGCTATTGCTGCCAATCATCCTGAAGTGTACATGATCATGTTGTTGATCGACGAGCGTCCTGAGGAGGTTACAGATATGGCTCGCAGTGTAAATGCGGAAGTTATCGCATCTACTTTTGACGAACCGGCTGAACGCCACGTGAAGATAGCAGGTATTGTATTGGAAAAAGCAAAGAGAATGGTAGAGTGCGGACATGATGTAGTTATCTTCCTTGATTCCATCACTCGTCTGGCTCGTGCTTACAACACTGTTTCTCCTGCTTCCGGCAAGGTACTTTCAGGAGGTGTGGATGCAAATGCTCTTCACAAACCCAAACGTTTCTTCGGTGCTGCCCGTAATATTGAAAACGGAGGTTCGCTTACCATCTTAGCGACAGCTCTTATTGATACAGGTTCTAAGATGGACGAAGTGATCTTTGAAGAGTTTAAGGGAACAGGAAACATGGAGTTACAGCTAGACAGAAACTTGTCTAACAAACGTATCTTCCCTGCTGTAAACATTGTAGCTTCCAGCACTCGTCGTGACGACTTGCTGCTTGATAAGCAAACATTGGATCGCATGTGGATTCTTCGCAAGTATCTATCGGATATGAACCCCATTGAGGCAATGAATTTCGTTAAAGACCGCTTAGAAAAAACGAAAGACAATGATGAGTTTCTAATGAGCATGAATAGCTAA
- a CDS encoding MATE family efflux transporter translates to MYTNKQIWNVSFPILLSLLAQNIINVTDTAFLGRVSEVALGASAMGGLFYICIFTVAFGFSTGSQIMIARRNGEKQYAEVGPVMIQGILFLTAIAFIVFGFTRLFGGNIMKVIVSSDNIYNATMEYIHWRVFGFFFAFINVMFRAFYIGTTRTKVLTINAVVMALTNVILDYALIFGEFGLPAMGIKGAAIASVIAEASSIVFFLIYTYATVNMKKYGLTSFHSFNAKLLMRILNISCFTMLQYFLSIATWFAFFAAIERLGERELAVANIVRSIYVVLMIPVSSLSTATNSLVSNAIGSGGVDHVMPLIKKIMKMSFLIMLSCVTIVGIFPKAIVSIYTNEAILINHSVSAVYVVIIAMLVASVANIIFSGISGTGNTRSALMIESITLIIYMLYVFIIGIWLRSPVDICFTIEILYYSLILIASYIYFKKGKWQNKRI, encoded by the coding sequence ATGTACACCAACAAACAAATTTGGAACGTAAGTTTCCCTATTTTACTCAGTCTGCTGGCACAAAACATCATCAACGTTACTGACACAGCTTTTCTGGGAAGGGTCAGTGAAGTGGCATTGGGAGCATCCGCTATGGGCGGACTTTTCTATATCTGTATCTTCACCGTTGCTTTTGGTTTTAGCACGGGGTCTCAGATAATGATAGCCCGACGAAACGGCGAAAAGCAGTATGCCGAAGTGGGTCCTGTAATGATACAAGGCATCCTCTTTTTAACGGCGATAGCCTTTATAGTCTTCGGGTTCACCCGTCTTTTCGGAGGTAACATCATGAAGGTAATCGTCTCCTCGGACAATATATACAATGCTACAATGGAATACATCCATTGGCGTGTATTCGGCTTCTTCTTTGCATTCATCAACGTAATGTTTCGTGCCTTCTATATCGGTACTACTCGCACTAAAGTTCTGACCATTAATGCCGTTGTCATGGCTTTGACGAATGTGATCCTGGACTATGCCTTGATATTCGGCGAATTTGGGTTACCCGCTATGGGCATCAAAGGTGCCGCAATAGCCTCCGTCATAGCAGAAGCATCTTCTATCGTATTCTTCCTTATCTATACATACGCTACAGTAAATATGAAGAAATATGGATTAACGAGTTTCCATTCTTTCAATGCTAAACTTCTAATGCGTATCTTAAACATATCCTGCTTCACCATGTTGCAGTATTTTTTATCTATAGCTACCTGGTTTGCCTTTTTTGCAGCCATTGAGCGATTAGGAGAACGAGAGTTGGCTGTAGCAAATATTGTACGAAGTATTTATGTCGTTTTAATGATTCCTGTCAGTTCACTATCCACAGCCACAAACAGTTTAGTCAGTAACGCCATTGGTTCCGGAGGAGTAGACCATGTTATGCCATTGATAAAAAAAATAATGAAAATGTCTTTTCTTATCATGTTATCATGCGTAACGATAGTAGGCATTTTTCCAAAAGCCATTGTCTCTATATACACCAATGAAGCTATTCTTATAAATCATTCGGTAAGCGCCGTTTATGTAGTAATTATAGCCATGTTGGTCGCATCAGTAGCTAACATCATCTTCAGTGGCATATCCGGAACAGGCAACACCCGTTCGGCATTAATGATAGAAAGTATCACACTCATCATCTATATGCTGTATGTATTTATCATCGGAATATGGCTTCGTTCACCGGTAGATATTTGTTTCACCATTGAAATTTTATACTATAGTTTAATACTCATAGCTAGCTATATCTACTTTAAAAAGGGAAAATGGCAGAACAAAAGGATATAA
- the ffh gene encoding signal recognition particle protein, whose amino-acid sequence MFDNLSERLERSFKILKGEGKITEINVAETLKDVRKALLDADVNYKVAKGFTDTVKEKALGQNVLTALKPNQLMVKIVHDELTQLMGGETVDINLEGKPSIILMSGLQGSGKTTFSGKLAQMLKTKKNKKPLLVACDVYRPAAIEQLRVLGEQIGVPVFSEPENKNPVSIAENAIKEAKANGHDLVIIDTAGRLAIDEEMMNEITAIKNAINPNEILFVVDSMTGQDAVNTAKEFNERLNFDGVVLTKLDGDTRGGAALSIRSVVNKPIKFVGTGEKLEALDQFHPSRMADRILGMGDIVSLVERAQEQYDEEEARRLQKKIAKNQFDFNDFLSQIAQIKKMGNLKDLASMIPGLGKAIKDIDLDDNAFKSIEAIIHSMTPEERSNPALLNGQRRTRIAKGSGTTIQEVNRLLKQFEETRKMMKMATGGKMGKMMMPRKR is encoded by the coding sequence ATGTTCGATAATTTAAGCGAGAGACTCGAGAGGTCGTTTAAGATTCTGAAAGGTGAAGGAAAGATCACCGAAATCAATGTAGCAGAAACGTTGAAAGATGTGCGCAAGGCGCTACTTGATGCCGATGTTAACTACAAAGTAGCTAAAGGTTTCACAGATACGGTTAAAGAAAAAGCATTAGGACAAAACGTGCTTACTGCATTAAAACCTAATCAGTTAATGGTGAAGATCGTACACGACGAGCTCACTCAACTGATGGGAGGTGAAACAGTAGATATCAATCTGGAAGGCAAACCGTCAATTATTTTAATGTCCGGTCTGCAAGGTTCCGGTAAGACTACTTTTTCGGGTAAGCTGGCTCAAATGCTTAAAACCAAAAAGAACAAAAAACCTCTCCTTGTTGCCTGCGACGTTTATCGCCCTGCTGCTATCGAACAGTTACGTGTTCTTGGCGAACAAATCGGAGTGCCTGTGTTCTCCGAACCGGAAAATAAGAATCCGGTGTCTATTGCTGAAAATGCGATCAAAGAAGCAAAAGCAAATGGTCATGATTTGGTGATTATCGATACTGCCGGACGTCTGGCTATTGATGAGGAGATGATGAACGAAATCACAGCCATCAAGAATGCCATCAATCCAAATGAAATTTTGTTTGTGGTCGACTCTATGACCGGACAGGATGCGGTAAACACTGCTAAAGAGTTTAACGAACGCCTGAACTTTGACGGAGTAGTATTGACCAAATTGGATGGTGATACCCGTGGTGGTGCGGCACTTTCTATCCGCTCGGTAGTCAACAAGCCTATCAAGTTTGTAGGAACAGGCGAAAAGCTTGAAGCGTTAGATCAGTTCCACCCCTCTCGTATGGCCGACCGTATCTTGGGTATGGGTGATATCGTATCATTGGTAGAGCGTGCACAAGAGCAATATGACGAAGAGGAAGCACGCCGTCTGCAAAAGAAAATTGCTAAGAACCAATTCGACTTCAACGACTTTTTGAGTCAGATTGCACAGATCAAAAAGATGGGTAACCTGAAAGATCTTGCTTCCATGATCCCCGGATTAGGCAAAGCTATCAAAGATATTGATTTAGACGATAATGCATTTAAGAGTATAGAGGCTATTATCCATTCCATGACTCCCGAAGAACGCTCTAACCCTGCTTTATTGAATGGTCAGAGACGTACCCGCATCGCTAAAGGAAGCGGTACTACTATTCAGGAAGTCAACCGTTTGCTAAAGCAGTTTGAAGAGACTCGTAAGATGATGAAGATGGCTACGGGAGGCAAAATGGGGAAAATGATGATGCCAAGAAAAAGATAA
- the folD gene encoding bifunctional methylenetetrahydrofolate dehydrogenase/methenyltetrahydrofolate cyclohydrolase FolD yields the protein MADYKLIDGKAISEIVKQEIAAEVAEMISNGQKRPHLAAILVGHDGGSETYVAAKVKACEVCGFKSSLIRYENEVTEEELLAKVRELNADDDIDGFIVQLPLPKHISEQKVIETIDYRKDVDGFHPINVGRMSIGLPCYVSATPNGIIELLKRYQIETSGKKCVVLGRSNIVGKPMAALMMQKGYPGDATVTVCHSRSRDLVKECQEADIIIAALGQPNFVTADMVKEGATIIDVGTTRVPSDKTKSGFKLTGDVKFDEVAPKCSFITPVPGGVGPMTIVSLMKNTLLAGKKAIYK from the coding sequence ATGGCAGATTATAAATTAATAGACGGAAAAGCGATCTCTGAAATCGTAAAGCAAGAGATTGCTGCTGAAGTCGCCGAAATGATCAGTAATGGTCAGAAGCGCCCTCACCTGGCTGCAATCCTTGTAGGACACGACGGCGGTAGCGAAACGTATGTAGCTGCAAAGGTAAAAGCTTGCGAAGTATGCGGTTTTAAATCTTCGCTCATCCGCTACGAAAATGAAGTTACCGAGGAAGAGTTACTTGCCAAGGTCAGAGAACTGAATGCCGATGATGATATTGACGGATTCATTGTTCAGCTACCTCTCCCTAAACATATATCGGAGCAGAAAGTGATTGAAACGATTGATTACCGTAAAGATGTCGACGGATTTCATCCTATCAACGTAGGGCGCATGTCTATCGGGCTTCCCTGTTATGTTTCTGCTACTCCTAACGGAATTATAGAATTGCTGAAACGCTACCAAATAGAGACTTCCGGCAAAAAATGTGTTGTACTGGGTCGTAGTAATATCGTAGGTAAGCCGATGGCTGCTCTGATGATGCAGAAAGGTTATCCGGGCGATGCTACCGTTACCGTATGCCACAGTCGCTCACGTGATTTGGTTAAAGAATGTCAGGAAGCCGACATCATCATTGCTGCTTTGGGGCAACCCAACTTTGTGACAGCTGATATGGTGAAAGAGGGTGCTACCATTATCGACGTAGGTACTACCCGTGTTCCTTCTGACAAAACCAAATCAGGCTTCAAGCTGACCGGTGATGTGAAGTTCGACGAAGTAGCACCTAAATGCTCTTTCATCACTCCTGTACCAGGCGGCGTAGGTCCCATGACCATCGTGTCACTAATGAAAAATACGTTGCTTGCCGGTAAAAAAGCAATCTACAAATAA